From Chryseobacterium joostei, the proteins below share one genomic window:
- a CDS encoding murein L,D-transpeptidase catalytic domain-containing protein, with protein sequence MSTKISKIPKFGDNGKHVAVLQQILTNLGFGSTVQEIDGGFGPKTKNAILAFQKSNGIAATGTIDSTTQHALNLELDEDLYSYNLSFLEGINRDKQMTPLEGQEYLNGMIALCTNLEQVSQAKTEAHKEAPVNAECATTCSTFLEYAFRNAGLDSKSILFNDHTKYYPTHNVEIMLYRLGFKYYLKKEYKTQKGAVGVMARGKFYETFDHTFHIYVILEEENELYDKKMDNGKYGVVYTEDDVKVATRGFWLPDGILPAPRNPVAVPAAITATQEHEEDILGNTEELPVKFKTLENIPSYEWRESNLISFTSGMRIDADGSPRAYHRDSSLALDYLGNAGHSGKWWALATDNKQESGNPLIQKNTDPAPGYYISMTSLQDRTKNYSDPNRYVNSETIPYIVLPGGFSDDFSLGDIALVINKDNNKQCFAIFADHGPKGKLGEGSVYLAKQLGINGSAKSGGKDSNVQYILIKNSGNGTVLTNEEIQQIGAEKLHMDGMNKIADYRFPTNNKKEIALRLAETIGQRKALERLFNFKNAQGSHANFWAIVDFNKPSSEERLFIFNLIDESFKKYLVAHGKNSGDKYAKTFSNVNGSNCSSLGVYKTGETYIGKHGKSLRIDGLESSNSNVRERAIVIHSADYVVPNFENTGRAGRSEGCFAVHPSVSNEVIENLKEGSYFLAWYQGD encoded by the coding sequence ATGTCAACAAAAATTTCAAAAATTCCGAAGTTCGGCGATAATGGAAAACATGTAGCCGTGTTACAGCAAATTCTAACAAATTTAGGTTTTGGGAGTACTGTACAAGAAATTGATGGTGGCTTTGGTCCCAAAACAAAGAATGCAATACTGGCATTTCAGAAATCAAATGGAATAGCAGCAACAGGTACAATTGATAGTACCACTCAACATGCGCTTAATCTGGAACTGGATGAAGATCTCTATTCCTATAACCTTTCATTTTTAGAGGGAATCAATAGAGATAAACAAATGACTCCGCTAGAGGGACAAGAATATTTAAATGGAATGATTGCATTATGTACAAATTTAGAACAGGTGTCCCAAGCTAAAACCGAAGCTCACAAAGAAGCTCCGGTGAATGCAGAATGTGCCACTACCTGTTCTACTTTTCTGGAATATGCCTTTAGAAATGCAGGATTGGATTCAAAATCAATATTGTTTAACGACCATACAAAGTATTATCCTACTCATAATGTTGAAATAATGTTGTATCGTTTGGGTTTTAAATATTATCTGAAAAAGGAATATAAAACACAGAAAGGAGCAGTAGGAGTCATGGCGAGAGGGAAATTCTATGAAACCTTTGATCATACATTTCATATTTATGTAATCTTAGAAGAAGAAAACGAATTGTATGATAAAAAAATGGATAACGGAAAGTATGGGGTGGTTTATACAGAGGATGATGTGAAAGTAGCAACTCGCGGATTTTGGCTACCAGACGGTATTTTACCAGCACCTCGGAATCCTGTGGCTGTGCCTGCCGCCATTACTGCGACTCAAGAACATGAAGAAGATATACTTGGTAATACAGAAGAACTCCCTGTTAAATTTAAAACCTTGGAGAATATTCCATCTTATGAATGGAGAGAATCCAATTTGATTTCGTTTACAAGCGGTATGAGAATAGATGCAGATGGTTCACCAAGAGCTTATCACAGAGACAGTTCTCTGGCATTAGATTATCTGGGAAATGCTGGACATTCCGGTAAATGGTGGGCACTGGCAACAGATAATAAACAAGAATCCGGAAATCCATTGATTCAGAAAAATACCGATCCGGCACCAGGGTATTATATATCAATGACTTCTCTTCAGGATAGAACGAAGAATTATAGCGACCCCAATAGGTATGTAAATTCAGAGACAATACCCTACATTGTTTTACCGGGTGGGTTTTCTGACGATTTTTCTCTGGGTGATATTGCATTGGTGATTAATAAAGATAACAACAAACAATGTTTTGCCATTTTTGCTGATCACGGTCCCAAAGGTAAATTAGGTGAGGGGTCTGTTTATCTTGCAAAACAATTGGGAATTAACGGCAGTGCCAAATCCGGAGGTAAAGATTCTAACGTTCAGTATATTTTGATTAAAAATTCAGGGAATGGAACCGTTTTAACCAATGAAGAAATCCAGCAAATAGGAGCTGAAAAACTTCATATGGATGGAATGAATAAAATTGCAGACTATCGTTTTCCCACCAACAATAAAAAGGAAATTGCCCTTAGACTTGCAGAAACTATTGGACAAAGAAAGGCACTTGAGAGATTGTTTAATTTCAAAAATGCTCAAGGAAGTCATGCTAATTTTTGGGCTATTGTTGATTTTAATAAGCCAAGCTCAGAAGAGCGACTATTTATTTTTAATTTAATTGATGAAAGCTTTAAAAAATACTTAGTTGCTCATGGTAAAAACTCAGGAGATAAATATGCTAAAACCTTTTCAAACGTAAATGGGTCTAACTGTTCAAGCCTTGGTGTTTACAAAACGGGGGAAACTTATATCGGGAAACATGGAAAATCATTACGGATAGATGGTTTGGAAAGCTCAAATTCTAATGTTCGGGAAAGAGCTATTGTTATTCATAGTGCAGATTATGTAGTTCCCAATTTTGAAAATACCGGACGTGCAGGACGTTCTGAGGGGTGTTTTGCTGTTCATCCATCTGTTTCCAATGAAGTGATTGAAAACCTGAAAGAAGGGTCCTACTTTTTAGCATGGTATCAGGGAGATTAG
- a CDS encoding alkaline phosphatase D family protein, which produces MMENNNQFNRRRFLKNSLLAAGGIFIAPLIESCSDDFTENSNIPNDLKNTGFESGVASFDPTATGVIIWTRYSVGTDAEIIWEISRNSNFSEVIRKGQANASSVNDFTIAVDVQNIPSNTKYYYRFYNYKTKESSVIGETLTLPSKTDSVNEVKMAVVSCSNFPAGLFNVYGAIVQSEADVVVHLGDYIYEYAPGQYGTNPYTNQLGRAHKPAKEILNLSDYRERYRQYRSDKNLQLLHQKKPFICVWDDHEFANDTYKSGAENHQPNEGDFQARKMAAFQAYSEYIPLKTGKDLRIYRSFTFGNIVSLYMMDTRVIARDKQMEYSDYLDNAGNFDQIKFKADFLSTNRKLIGSEQMTWLGSQINSDTAKWKVLGQQILMTKMMVPAELLMLLNQILAEIKQYGSAQPATMQALQTTITQLIVLKTRYKQQDPTLTLQEIARITTTLPYNLDAWDGYFMEREQLYSILAGKKVIVLAGDTHNAWLGKLTNAQGNFIGTELACSSVSSPGLEGYLGITSDPTKAIELAQAFSLLIDDLDYANLYKRGYLHVKFTSGSSMAEWRFVDNVISETYNVTTEKTYTIS; this is translated from the coding sequence ATGATGGAAAACAACAACCAGTTCAACAGAAGAAGGTTTCTCAAAAATTCACTATTGGCAGCAGGAGGAATCTTCATTGCTCCTTTAATTGAAAGCTGTAGTGATGATTTTACAGAGAACAGTAACATCCCGAATGATCTTAAAAATACAGGATTTGAATCTGGTGTAGCAAGTTTTGATCCTACAGCAACGGGAGTGATTATCTGGACAAGATATTCTGTAGGTACCGATGCTGAAATTATCTGGGAAATAAGCAGAAACAGTAACTTTTCTGAGGTAATAAGAAAAGGACAAGCCAATGCTTCATCAGTCAATGATTTTACGATAGCAGTGGATGTACAAAACATTCCATCCAACACAAAATATTACTATAGATTCTATAACTATAAAACAAAGGAAAGCAGCGTAATAGGAGAAACCCTTACATTGCCTTCCAAAACAGATTCTGTAAACGAGGTGAAAATGGCTGTGGTATCATGTTCCAACTTTCCTGCAGGACTTTTCAATGTTTACGGGGCGATTGTTCAATCTGAAGCAGATGTAGTGGTACATCTTGGTGATTATATTTATGAATATGCTCCGGGGCAGTACGGAACCAATCCTTACACCAACCAACTTGGCAGAGCACATAAACCAGCTAAGGAAATCCTTAACCTGAGTGATTACAGAGAAAGATACAGACAGTACAGGAGCGATAAAAATCTTCAGCTTCTTCACCAGAAAAAACCTTTCATCTGTGTATGGGATGATCATGAGTTTGCCAATGATACTTATAAATCCGGTGCAGAAAACCATCAGCCTAATGAAGGAGATTTTCAGGCAAGAAAAATGGCTGCATTTCAGGCGTATAGCGAATATATTCCCCTGAAAACAGGAAAAGATCTAAGGATTTACAGAAGTTTTACCTTCGGAAATATTGTATCCCTTTACATGATGGATACGAGAGTAATTGCAAGAGATAAACAAATGGAGTATTCAGATTATCTGGATAACGCGGGGAACTTTGATCAGATAAAGTTTAAAGCAGATTTTTTAAGTACAAACAGAAAACTGATAGGAAGCGAGCAGATGACATGGCTGGGATCTCAGATCAATTCTGATACTGCAAAATGGAAAGTTTTGGGACAACAAATTCTAATGACGAAAATGATGGTTCCTGCAGAGCTTCTGATGCTATTGAACCAAATTCTTGCAGAAATAAAACAATACGGAAGTGCACAACCCGCAACAATGCAGGCGCTTCAGACTACAATTACCCAACTGATTGTTCTTAAAACAAGATACAAGCAGCAGGATCCAACACTTACTCTGCAGGAAATTGCAAGAATTACAACTACCTTACCTTATAATTTAGATGCGTGGGATGGATACTTTATGGAAAGAGAACAGCTATATTCAATTCTGGCAGGGAAAAAAGTGATAGTATTGGCTGGTGATACCCATAATGCATGGTTAGGAAAACTTACCAATGCTCAGGGTAATTTTATTGGAACCGAATTAGCATGCAGCTCCGTTTCCTCTCCCGGGCTTGAAGGATATCTTGGTATCACCTCCGATCCTACCAAGGCAATAGAATTGGCTCAGGCATTTTCATTGCTTATAGATGATTTAGATTATGCCAACCTTTACAAAAGAGGATATCTTCATGTAAA